The genomic DNA GGCAAAGACAGACTTGAGTCTACGGGCAGCCCTGAATAATCTCGAAGGCGCGTTTTCGAAAAAGATCAATGCGGTAAGAGACGAACTGATCGGCGTATTGGCACACATCGAGGCATCTATAGATTTTCCAGAAGAGGAAGATGTGGATCGCATCAGGCGAAAAGAGATTCAGCATAATTTGAGACGCGTCAGTAAAGACATGCGAAAGTTTATCTCTACAGCTGACCAGGGCAAGATCCTACGCCAGGGCATAAAGACAGTAATATGCGGAAGCCCTAATGTAGGCAAGTCCAGCCTCATGAACGCGTTGCTCAGAGACTGTAGAGCGATCGTCACTCATCTGCCAGGCACTACGCGCGACACCATAGAGGAGATCGTGAATATTAAAGGAGTACCAGTAGTCCTGATAGATACAGCAGGTATAAGCGCTACTAGTCACCCCATAGAAAAAGAAGGCGTTAAGAGAAGTCACTCTTCCATAGAAACTGCGGATCTGATTTTATTGGTCCTGGATCATGGGCGCAAACTCTCAAGGCGCGATAAAGAGATCATACGCATCATTAAAGATAAAGAAAACGTGATCATAGTAATCAATAAAAAGGATTTGAAGAAACGCATAGACATAGGGGGTTTACCAAAAAGGCGCATTGTATACACCTCAGCGATCAGGCAAACAGGTATTGATAGACTGGAAGACACGGTCAATGATATTATATTTAAAGGCAAGGCCCCGACAGCAGATCTTGCAAGCATCTCCAATGACAGGCAGCTGGGGGTATTGCAGCGCTCGTTCGAAGATGTAAAAGCAGCGCTGGATAAGGCGCCAGTAGATTGCATTGCTGTATATGTTCGCTCAGCTATTGAGAGCCTGGGAGAAATAACAGGCCATACTATAACCGAACAAGCGCTGGACAGAATATTCGCGGAATTTTGCATTGGGAAGTAATCGCAGGGTTCTCCTCTCTGTAGGCCAG from Candidatus Gorgyraea atricola includes the following:
- the mnmE gene encoding tRNA uridine-5-carboxymethylaminomethyl(34) synthesis GTPase MnmE; its protein translation is MNKLNLDDTIVAISTPVGEGGIGIVRLSGKNALKVADRIFVSKNGKKPSRFKTYTVHYGHIANIDEVILTVMRAPRSYTKEHVVEINCHSGIVPLKKILDLVLKNGARLAEPGEFTKRAFLNGRIDILQAESVLDIIRAKTDLSLRAALNNLEGAFSKKINAVRDELIGVLAHIEASIDFPEEEDVDRIRRKEIQHNLRRVSKDMRKFISTADQGKILRQGIKTVICGSPNVGKSSLMNALLRDCRAIVTHLPGTTRDTIEEIVNIKGVPVVLIDTAGISATSHPIEKEGVKRSHSSIETADLILLVLDHGRKLSRRDKEIIRIIKDKENVIIVINKKDLKKRIDIGGLPKRRIVYTSAIRQTGIDRLEDTVNDIIFKGKAPTADLASISNDRQLGVLQRSFEDVKAALDKAPVDCIAVYVRSAIESLGEITGHTITEQALDRIFAEFCIGK